From Butyricimonas paravirosa, one genomic window encodes:
- a CDS encoding DUF4843 domain-containing protein, protein MKIVIANILIFLLVVGTISCKENSALEYENDPALYFENTTYGQRDSIAHTFFIQPDDQMRDTVFIEILTMGYPTDSDRPFILEQTNAGQPGSAIAGKHFVAFDDPEMLEHLKIPKGSVRKSFPLIVLRDPSLELEEVRIELKIGENEYFRSGIDDWTNFVVKTTSMAVKPTNWDTYWKYYFGPTWGSVKMKFIIDNTGFSDFDGDRLNTDYTNYLSSKVKQKLLEYNTNHPDDPLSEADGTLVTFE, encoded by the coding sequence ATGAAAATAGTAATTGCGAATATATTGATATTTTTATTGGTTGTGGGTACAATCAGTTGTAAAGAAAATTCAGCATTAGAGTATGAAAATGATCCGGCCCTGTATTTTGAAAATACAACTTATGGTCAGCGAGATAGCATTGCCCATACTTTTTTCATCCAACCGGATGATCAGATGCGGGATACCGTGTTTATTGAGATACTGACGATGGGGTACCCGACAGATTCGGATCGTCCTTTTATCTTGGAACAAACGAATGCTGGACAACCGGGATCGGCAATTGCAGGAAAGCATTTTGTGGCTTTTGATGATCCGGAAATGTTAGAGCATTTAAAGATTCCTAAAGGGAGTGTACGTAAAAGTTTTCCTTTAATCGTTTTGCGTGATCCTTCTTTGGAATTGGAAGAGGTTCGGATTGAGTTGAAGATTGGGGAGAATGAGTATTTTAGATCAGGAATTGACGACTGGACGAATTTTGTTGTAAAGACCACGTCTATGGCGGTAAAACCTACCAATTGGGATACCTATTGGAAATATTATTTCGGACCAACTTGGGGTTCCGTGAAAATGAAATTTATTATTGATAATACCGGATTCTCGGACTTTGACGGTGATCGTTTGAATACAGATTATACTAATTATCTGAGTTCTAAGGTAAAACAAAAATTATTGGAGTATAATACGAATCATCCGGATGATCCATTAAGTGAGGCAGACGGTACATTGGTAACTTTTGAATGA
- a CDS encoding RagB/SusD family nutrient uptake outer membrane protein, whose protein sequence is MRNMIKKKYACILLLLLAIGSGCSDWLDVRPRNEMKEDDMYANEEGFKSALTGAYIQLAAKELYGRDASMYLPEMLAQHWTISTDKTSLIYNICAFDYTHEKSEEAIEKLWKKYYQCVVHLNNVLGNLETTGVTFTNGNEALIKGEALGLRGFLHLELLRLFGPIPGDGVSSVPAIPYQEEMTKDPGKLRTITYKEVCEKIIRDLDAAEKLLEKDPILVGSNTQLNQPAYDWEGKPQDEWQFYRQVRFNYYAVKGAKARYYHWIGDKENAVKFAKEVIDAKNEDGTSKFTLATESTYSLSTVGTNLVMKCEHLFGVHNPQHQTILQPLFKDDDASLRQTVAYINTAYESTIHPDDIRNKANRYWEERTYQNSNKVNHFRKYTGSDTYESLNIVPVLRLAEMYLILVEDSPLSEASGYFKTYRIARNLDISIDNSLVTEQDVLNRMEKEYRKEFFGEGQMWAFYKKHNFTRFTWPKNKTIPEGAYLLPIPKSQSVFD, encoded by the coding sequence ATGAGAAATATGATTAAAAAGAAATATGCCTGTATCCTGTTATTGTTATTGGCAATAGGATCTGGATGTAGTGATTGGTTGGATGTACGGCCTCGGAACGAGATGAAAGAGGATGATATGTATGCTAATGAAGAAGGGTTTAAGAGTGCTTTGACGGGAGCGTATATCCAATTGGCTGCCAAAGAACTTTATGGCCGGGATGCGTCCATGTATTTACCTGAGATGTTAGCACAACATTGGACAATTTCGACGGATAAAACCTCCTTGATTTATAATATTTGTGCATTTGACTATACACATGAAAAGTCGGAAGAGGCTATTGAAAAACTTTGGAAAAAGTACTATCAATGTGTCGTGCATTTGAATAATGTGTTGGGAAATTTGGAAACAACCGGAGTAACTTTTACGAATGGAAATGAGGCTTTGATCAAAGGGGAAGCACTAGGATTGCGGGGATTCCTTCATTTAGAATTGTTACGTCTATTTGGGCCTATTCCTGGGGATGGGGTATCTAGTGTTCCTGCAATTCCTTATCAGGAAGAGATGACGAAAGATCCTGGTAAATTGCGTACTATCACTTACAAAGAAGTATGTGAGAAGATCATTCGGGATTTGGATGCTGCAGAAAAACTTTTGGAGAAAGATCCGATTTTAGTGGGGTCAAATACGCAGTTGAATCAACCCGCATACGATTGGGAAGGTAAGCCTCAAGACGAGTGGCAATTTTATCGGCAAGTTCGTTTTAATTACTATGCAGTGAAGGGGGCTAAAGCTCGTTATTATCATTGGATTGGTGATAAAGAAAATGCAGTGAAATTTGCCAAAGAGGTGATCGATGCTAAAAATGAAGATGGTACATCCAAATTTACTTTAGCGACAGAGTCAACATATAGTTTATCCACTGTCGGTACAAACTTGGTAATGAAATGTGAACATCTTTTCGGGGTACATAATCCGCAACATCAAACGATCTTACAACCTTTATTTAAGGATGACGATGCTAGTTTGAGGCAGACGGTAGCTTATATTAATACAGCGTATGAAAGTACGATACACCCGGATGATATAAGAAATAAAGCAAATCGTTATTGGGAAGAGAGGACTTATCAGAATTCCAATAAAGTGAATCATTTTAGAAAATACACGGGAAGTGATACTTATGAGTCTCTGAATATTGTGCCTGTACTTCGTTTGGCTGAGATGTATTTGATTTTGGTGGAAGATTCTCCCTTGTCTGAGGCTAGTGGATATTTTAAAACATATCGCATCGCTCGGAATCTGGATATTTCTATTGATAATTCACTTGTAACGGAACAAGATGTTTTGAACCGGATGGAGAAAGAGTATCGGAAAGAATTCTTCGGAGAAGGACAGATGTGGGCTTTCTATAAGAAACATAATTTTACCAGATTTACTTGGCCCAAGAATAAAACTATTCCGGAAGGAGCTTATCTGCTTCCGATACCTAAGAGCCAAAGTGTGTTTGATTAA
- a CDS encoding SusC/RagA family TonB-linked outer membrane protein — translation MKKKRIVHLLPKRRLLKTWLIMRFIVLFMCVSAMQLTAAVYSQEVKVTLSVKDASFESVIRLLEANTEYTFLYEDRHIAEIGGLNLNFRETDIKVVLDKCLQGTNLSYRLMNNHTIVIQRGVAVDTTKQKAPQKMSVSGVVKDVKGEVLPGVTIRIKNTQLGFVTDIDGKFKFDFPKQDTVVLIFSFVGYKTQEFQVKNDKPITIVLKEDVTEMDEVVVTGIFTKAKESYTGAVTTITAKDLQRVGNRNLVSSIRNIDPSFNIADNIDIGSDPNKLPDITVRGSSSLDVGVRDLQEDSRSTQSTNQPLFIMDGFEITLERMMDLDENQVESITLLKDASATAMYGTRGANGVVVIVTKKPEAGRIRVTYKGSLNIEAPDLTSYDLLDAREKLQYEWAAGLYENTNANQTQELWDLYNQRKMDAERGVNTYWLKYPVRTGVGHKHSLRFEGGDEVYRYSVGLSYNDIAGAMKGSNRRTFNGNVFLSYKYKNLTFQNDLQVSSNRSYNSPYGTFNDFAKINSYWTPYDEEGNLIKVLEDYYYNSLNRRNFVYNPLYNAKLPSKDESRYTQIQNNFAIEWHILPELFVRGRLGITSKTDRTDVYKSAKHTDFDNYSEDDYGRKGTYSYGTGEAFNYEADFTLNYSKNFMEKHQLYVGLGYNFAQEKNEFFTILAEGISNVNMDFLGMASMYEKDGHPQSSEGFSRRMGGIANVNYTYDRRYFIDASFKIEGSSKFGSDNRYAPFWSVGIGWNLHHEAFMMDNNLLNVARLKLSYGTSGSQAFNSYQAMTTFKDYGGSSYQGWYGVYLMAMGNSDLGWQKTKQLNVGAELEFFNGRIRVNADYYNKVTDDLLSDITLPSSSGFGSYKANVGQVANTGVELGVNVYVLRDTKRDLSWLIGGTLAHNKNEIKKISNSLEFLNEQMSSEDGGNPSFMYEEGQSMNTIFAVKSKGIDPSNGKEIYIKKDGTETYTWDAKDKVPCGINEPKIWGNLNTMFRYKGITLNAIFGYRYGGQMYNYTLVSKVENIKPYDNADKRVLYDRWKNPGDNAFFKGVRDFTATNATSRFVMDENTLECRSISLGYDWEAKWLDQVGISYLTITGYMEDVFRISSIKQERGLSYPFSRKFSVSLSVRF, via the coding sequence ATGAAAAAAAAGCGAATTGTACATCTTCTCCCGAAAAGAAGGTTATTAAAAACATGGTTGATTATGAGGTTTATCGTCCTGTTTATGTGCGTGTCCGCAATGCAGCTGACGGCTGCGGTGTACAGCCAAGAAGTAAAAGTGACGTTGTCTGTGAAAGACGCTTCTTTTGAGAGTGTGATCCGTCTGTTAGAAGCAAACACGGAATACACGTTTCTTTATGAGGATCGGCATATTGCCGAAATTGGAGGTTTAAATCTGAATTTCCGAGAAACGGATATTAAGGTTGTGTTGGATAAATGTCTGCAAGGAACAAATTTGAGCTATCGCTTGATGAATAATCACACGATCGTGATCCAACGGGGTGTGGCGGTTGACACGACAAAACAGAAAGCTCCTCAAAAGATGTCTGTTTCCGGAGTAGTTAAGGACGTGAAGGGTGAGGTTTTGCCCGGAGTAACGATTCGGATAAAAAACACGCAATTGGGATTCGTGACGGATATTGATGGAAAATTTAAGTTTGATTTTCCAAAACAGGATACGGTGGTTTTAATTTTCTCCTTCGTGGGTTACAAGACTCAAGAATTTCAGGTGAAAAATGACAAACCGATCACGATTGTCCTGAAAGAAGATGTGACGGAAATGGATGAGGTGGTTGTTACCGGTATTTTCACGAAAGCAAAAGAGAGTTACACGGGGGCGGTAACTACAATTACTGCGAAAGATCTCCAACGGGTTGGAAATCGGAATCTGGTGTCTTCTATCCGGAATATTGACCCAAGTTTTAATATTGCGGACAATATTGATATTGGTTCGGACCCGAATAAATTACCTGATATTACAGTACGTGGTTCTTCCAGTCTGGATGTCGGTGTAAGAGATTTGCAGGAAGATTCTAGGAGTACGCAATCTACAAACCAACCCTTGTTTATCATGGACGGTTTTGAGATTACTTTGGAACGAATGATGGACTTGGATGAGAATCAAGTGGAGAGTATTACTCTTTTGAAGGATGCCAGTGCTACAGCGATGTATGGAACTCGTGGAGCGAATGGTGTTGTAGTTATCGTGACGAAAAAGCCGGAAGCGGGACGTATCCGGGTAACTTACAAAGGTAGTTTGAATATTGAGGCGCCGGACTTGACATCTTACGACTTACTGGATGCCAGAGAGAAATTGCAGTACGAGTGGGCTGCCGGATTGTATGAGAATACAAATGCCAATCAAACACAAGAGCTATGGGATTTGTATAATCAACGTAAGATGGATGCCGAGCGGGGAGTGAATACGTATTGGTTGAAATATCCTGTGAGAACAGGCGTGGGACATAAACATAGTTTACGTTTTGAAGGTGGAGATGAAGTTTATCGTTATTCGGTCGGTTTGTCGTATAATGATATTGCCGGTGCCATGAAAGGATCAAACCGGAGAACATTTAACGGGAATGTTTTTCTTTCATACAAATATAAAAACTTGACATTCCAAAATGATTTACAAGTTTCTTCTAACCGTTCATATAATTCTCCTTATGGAACATTTAATGATTTTGCGAAAATTAATTCTTATTGGACTCCTTATGATGAAGAAGGGAATTTGATAAAAGTGTTAGAGGATTACTACTATAATAGCCTTAATAGGAGAAATTTTGTATATAATCCACTTTATAATGCGAAGTTACCCAGTAAGGATGAGAGTCGGTACACGCAAATCCAAAATAATTTTGCGATAGAATGGCATATCTTACCGGAGTTGTTTGTCCGCGGGCGTTTGGGGATTACTTCAAAGACGGATCGTACAGATGTGTATAAATCGGCTAAACATACTGATTTTGACAATTACTCGGAAGATGATTATGGACGGAAAGGAACTTATTCGTATGGCACAGGTGAAGCTTTCAATTATGAGGCAGATTTCACGTTGAATTATTCCAAGAATTTTATGGAGAAACACCAGTTGTACGTGGGATTAGGATATAATTTTGCTCAAGAAAAGAACGAGTTTTTCACTATTTTGGCAGAAGGGATTTCTAATGTTAATATGGATTTTCTCGGTATGGCCAGTATGTATGAAAAAGATGGTCATCCACAAAGTTCAGAAGGTTTTTCTCGACGGATGGGAGGAATCGCTAACGTGAATTATACTTATGATCGTCGTTATTTTATAGATGCCTCATTCAAGATAGAAGGATCATCTAAATTTGGTAGTGATAACCGTTATGCACCATTTTGGTCTGTCGGAATTGGTTGGAACTTGCATCATGAGGCATTTATGATGGATAATAATTTGTTGAATGTTGCTCGTTTGAAACTTTCTTACGGAACATCCGGTTCTCAGGCCTTTAATTCCTATCAAGCAATGACAACCTTTAAAGATTATGGAGGTTCGAGTTATCAAGGTTGGTATGGAGTCTATTTGATGGCCATGGGAAATAGCGATTTAGGATGGCAGAAAACCAAACAACTGAACGTGGGTGCTGAATTGGAATTCTTTAATGGGCGGATTCGTGTCAATGCAGATTATTATAACAAAGTAACAGATGATTTGTTGTCGGATATTACGTTACCGTCATCCAGTGGTTTTGGAAGTTATAAGGCTAACGTGGGACAGGTTGCCAATACTGGTGTCGAATTAGGAGTGAATGTTTACGTACTTCGGGATACAAAACGGGATTTGTCCTGGTTGATAGGGGGAACTTTGGCTCATAATAAGAATGAAATTAAAAAGATTTCAAATTCGTTGGAATTTTTGAATGAACAGATGAGTTCAGAAGATGGGGGGAATCCGAGTTTCATGTACGAGGAAGGACAATCTATGAATACGATTTTCGCCGTAAAATCTAAGGGAATAGATCCTAGTAACGGTAAAGAAATATATATAAAGAAAGATGGGACAGAGACATATACTTGGGATGCGAAAGATAAAGTACCTTGTGGTATTAATGAGCCGAAAATATGGGGTAATTTAAATACGATGTTCCGGTATAAAGGAATAACGTTGAATGCCATATTTGGTTATCGTTACGGTGGACAAATGTACAATTACACGTTAGTTAGTAAAGTAGAGAATATCAAGCCTTATGATAATGCAGATAAACGTGTATTATATGATCGTTGGAAAAATCCGGGAGATAATGCTTTCTTTAAGGGGGTACGGGATTTTACGGCAACAAATGCTACAAGTCGTTTCGTGATGGACGAGAATACGTTGGAGTGTCGTTCCATTTCTTTAGGATATGACTGGGAGGCTAAGTGGCTGGATCAAGTAGGCATTTCTTATTTAACCATAACGGGTTACATGGAAGATGTGTTTAGAATTTCATCCATAAAACAGGAGAGAGGTTTATCTTATCCTTTCTCTCGCAAGTTTTCAGTGTCTTTATCTGTTAGATTTTAA
- a CDS encoding FecR family protein: MENLEKGIEVSQLIVKDLQGCISREEKVMLDKWLEESPENREVYHRVQGRVNRDERQGIIRQLNKRAAWERVDRNTKEYKHSILRRCMRYAATIVLPLFVVGIGFYLTRDKEEIHPVAEVVTIAPGVTKAELVLADGHKVILGTETVDSLASEGGVNIVKDGNGVSYLGNKEEGDLAYNIMRVPRGGEFKVRLQDGTLVYMNSETELKYPVRFVGKERRVYLSGEAYFEVQRDTAKPFIVVMNGNEVRVLGTEFNVRSYKDEKCQFTTLVTGKVLLTTSDRKCMELLPNEQGIVDPQGELRKEQVDVALYTAWKDGNFVFRKQCLENIMEIVERWYDLKVTFEDEWCKQVSFSGNVERYDDFSKLAEMLEATGSVKFKIKNNEIYVTKR; encoded by the coding sequence ATGGAAAATTTAGAAAAAGGTATAGAAGTTTCTCAGTTGATAGTGAAGGACTTGCAGGGATGTATTTCTCGGGAAGAGAAAGTTATGTTAGACAAGTGGTTGGAGGAAAGTCCTGAAAATAGAGAAGTATATCATCGTGTGCAGGGACGGGTAAATCGAGATGAGCGGCAGGGAATCATTCGACAACTAAATAAACGTGCGGCTTGGGAGCGGGTAGATAGGAATACGAAAGAGTACAAACATTCTATTTTGAGGCGGTGTATGAGGTATGCAGCTACGATTGTATTGCCTTTATTCGTTGTTGGGATTGGCTTTTATCTGACTAGAGATAAGGAGGAAATTCATCCGGTTGCCGAAGTGGTGACAATTGCTCCGGGAGTAACAAAAGCGGAATTGGTGTTGGCAGATGGGCATAAAGTGATTTTGGGCACGGAAACCGTAGATTCGTTAGCAAGTGAAGGGGGGGTGAATATCGTGAAGGATGGGAATGGGGTATCTTATCTAGGAAATAAAGAAGAAGGTGATTTGGCTTATAATATTATGCGCGTACCCCGTGGAGGTGAATTTAAGGTGAGGTTACAAGATGGGACATTGGTCTATATGAATTCGGAGACCGAGTTAAAATATCCGGTACGTTTTGTAGGAAAGGAGAGACGGGTGTATCTGTCGGGAGAGGCTTATTTCGAGGTACAGCGAGATACAGCGAAGCCTTTTATCGTGGTTATGAATGGGAATGAGGTTCGGGTGCTGGGTACCGAATTTAATGTTCGTTCTTATAAGGATGAGAAATGTCAATTTACGACGTTGGTAACAGGAAAGGTGTTGTTGACAACTTCTGATCGTAAATGCATGGAATTATTACCCAATGAACAAGGAATTGTTGATCCGCAAGGGGAGTTGAGAAAAGAACAAGTGGATGTTGCTCTTTACACGGCTTGGAAAGATGGTAATTTCGTGTTTCGAAAACAATGTTTGGAGAATATAATGGAGATTGTCGAAAGGTGGTATGACTTGAAAGTGACCTTTGAAGACGAGTGGTGTAAACAAGTTAGTTTTTCCGGTAACGTGGAGCGATATGATGATTTTAGTAAGCTGGCAGAAATGCTGGAGGCTACCGGGAGCGTGAAGTTTAAAATAAAGAATAATGAGATCTATGTAACCAAAAGATAA